The following are encoded together in the Juglans microcarpa x Juglans regia isolate MS1-56 chromosome 2D, Jm3101_v1.0, whole genome shotgun sequence genome:
- the LOC121249265 gene encoding replication protein A 70 kDa DNA-binding subunit B-like — MGKNINMYHFAPTDTFYDVEEFINREIDDERAVTILEEDLLASNFLNSEQKNAYNLILQTLLSNESDAFFIDGPAGTVNMRTIYRSIKDITQNTRNWKIKMIVAEKSPKRVAQNSPTKNQNLVLMDVEGNRVQAVIFGKDIDLRDDTLNVYQSYYIANAFVKPLDARHRREAYELQWIINSRTIVENIEYDESPLKPPDYNIIPFNQLDIYKDTDAEVDILAIAMSTNAPRQVNTSHGKSLVQDIYVIDSSVKVLRLAMWNRFVHDECSEICNIIMEKPIVLGTKIRVSSYNGLSLSSRPTSVFTIEPFLASAISLRAWATENNSLLEETIAKNLDRPGASTPGSSTDLLVKISEIVEALESIPAMMV; from the exons ATGGGaaagaatataaatatgtatcatTTTGCTCCTACCGATACATTTTACGACGTCGAAGAATTTATCAATAGAGAAATTGATGACGAGCGAGCTGTCACAATTCTAGAAGAAGACCTACTTGcatcaaatttcttaaattcgGAACAAAAGAATGCATATAACTTGATACTACAAACCTTACTGTCAAATGAATCTGATGCATTTTTCATTGACGGTCCTGCTGGTACtg TAAACATGCGGACTATCTATAGATCTATTAAAGATATCACTCAAAATACcagaaattggaaaataaaaatgattgttgcTGAAAAGTCACCAAAACGTGTGGCTCAAAATTCACCTACAAAGAATCAGAATTTGGTACTCATGGATGTTGAg ggaAATCGTGTACAAGCAGTCATTTTCGGGAAAGACATTGACCTACGTGATGACACGCTCAATGTATATCAATCATACTACATTGCTAATGCTTTCGTCAAACCACTGGATGCAAGACATAGAAGGGAGGCATATGAGCTTCAGTGGATAATTAATTCCCGAACCATTGTCGAAAATATTGAATACGACGAATCGCCGCTTAAACCAccagattataatattattccttTCAATCAACTTGATATCTACAAAGATACAGATGCAGAAGTAG atatcCTGGCAATAGCAATGAGCACGAATGCACCAAGACAGGTTAACACAAGCCATGGCAAATCATTGGTGCAAGACATATATGTGATCGATTCAAG tGTAAAGGTTCTACGTTTGGCAATGTGGAACAGATTTGTTCACGATGAATGCTCTGAAATTTGTAACATTATTATGGAAAAGCCAATTGTCCTTGGAACAAAAATCAGAGTCTCTTCGTATAACG GCTTATCATTATCGTCGCGACCTACGAGTGTGTTCACCATTGAGCCCTTTCTTGCATCTGCCATTTCATTGCGTGCATG GGCAACAGAAAACAACTCATTACTTGAAGAAACAATTGCCAAAAATTTGGATAGGCCAGGTGCATCAACTCCAGGCAGTTCTACCGATCTATTAGTGAAAATATCAGAAATTGTGGAAGCCTTAGAATCTATTCCAGCAATGATGGTATAA